Proteins encoded together in one Orbaceae bacterium lpD01 window:
- a CDS encoding outer membrane lipoprotein-sorting protein yields the protein MKITHVLIFMASLLMSLTAASQSDKRALDIIERSDEIRSPNQPFRYTVTIMEYKAGAKQPINKQILDISMRFLKPEKGQDADARSLVRFVYPARDKGKVMLSHWYDLWFYAPDLRRPISISRSQRLLGQISNGDVIVTNFEYAYDSTLAGEAACGDTQCYQLVLVRKSSKVTYPKVVYWVEKNSYRPYKAAYYSLDDKLMKEVLYQDYQLQLGLYRPSKIVVIDARYGQDYSVMYYSDVRFESLPLSHFTKEYIQRGGL from the coding sequence ATGAAAATAACGCACGTACTTATATTTATGGCCAGCCTGCTCATGAGTTTGACGGCAGCGTCGCAAAGTGACAAACGGGCCTTGGATATTATTGAGCGTTCAGATGAGATTCGCTCACCTAATCAGCCTTTTCGCTACACCGTGACGATCATGGAGTATAAGGCTGGTGCAAAACAGCCGATAAATAAACAGATTTTAGATATCTCAATGCGTTTTTTAAAACCTGAAAAGGGGCAAGATGCGGATGCACGTTCTTTAGTGCGATTCGTTTACCCGGCTAGAGATAAAGGTAAGGTCATGCTATCGCACTGGTATGATCTATGGTTTTATGCGCCTGATTTGCGTAGACCGATAAGCATTTCTCGTTCACAGCGATTATTGGGGCAGATTTCAAACGGCGATGTGATTGTCACTAATTTTGAGTATGCTTATGACTCAACTCTAGCTGGTGAAGCGGCTTGTGGCGATACTCAGTGTTATCAGTTGGTTTTAGTCCGGAAATCGTCAAAAGTTACCTATCCTAAGGTCGTTTATTGGGTTGAAAAAAACAGTTACCGCCCCTACAAAGCCGCCTACTATTCCTTAGATGATAAATTAATGAAAGAGGTTCTTTATCAGGATTATCAACTACAGTTAGGTCTGTATCGGCCATCAAAAATTGTGGTGATCGATGCCAGATATGGTCAAGATTACTCAGTGATGTACTATAGTGATGTTCGATTTGAGTCATTACCTTTATCTCATTTTACCAAAGAGTATATTCAGCGAGGTGGCCTTTGA
- a CDS encoding FtsX-like permease family protein: protein MNGLMLISVIIVMILLYLVYCTVSAISDVKFAFLNLFRHKRRTLSIITAMILGGVAIFIYGGFINYSFWILKEQTVRTNVGHLQIYHQAYFDTANKSKSIIDNYAELKTNILENPELSDYIDTISGQLEFSGIVSQYEQETASYFSAIGIEPLPALKLGAFDQLITGSDLSRVQLSEVTLGSGLARTLNAQYGDWLDLLVINTQGGQGALSLKVRGIFESGIKDYDDVAIKIPLTTAQRMMDTAGVNKVVILLHNESDLAIFIDKLQHYIAQKQLPLVIKDWQSLSLFYRQVDGLLSGIYFFIKVIVALIVVFMISNALTMSIIERTREITTWRAIGLKPWHVTKLFILEGSFIGLIGGIGSLIIGFILATLINLKGIAMPPSPGQTQGYIAFIKTDSIELILVTFALPMLTASFASILPALRAAKLNIADAFKFA from the coding sequence ATGAATGGATTGATGTTAATTAGTGTCATTATCGTGATGATATTACTGTACTTAGTTTATTGTACGGTAAGCGCTATCTCTGATGTTAAGTTTGCTTTTTTAAATCTATTTCGTCATAAAAGGCGAACGTTATCGATAATTACCGCCATGATATTAGGTGGGGTTGCTATTTTTATTTATGGTGGTTTTATTAATTACTCTTTTTGGATATTGAAAGAGCAGACGGTGAGAACCAACGTTGGTCATCTGCAAATCTATCATCAAGCCTATTTTGATACGGCAAATAAAAGCAAAAGCATTATTGATAACTATGCAGAACTCAAAACCAATATACTTGAAAATCCTGAATTATCCGACTATATCGATACTATTTCTGGTCAGTTAGAGTTTAGTGGCATCGTCTCGCAATATGAGCAAGAGACAGCGAGTTATTTTTCAGCCATCGGTATTGAACCTTTGCCCGCACTCAAACTAGGCGCGTTTGATCAGTTGATCACCGGAAGCGATTTATCTCGTGTACAGTTATCTGAAGTGACGCTGGGTAGTGGTTTAGCTAGAACGCTAAATGCACAGTATGGTGATTGGTTGGATTTACTAGTGATTAATACTCAAGGCGGACAAGGAGCGCTGTCATTAAAAGTACGGGGTATTTTTGAGTCAGGGATTAAAGATTACGACGATGTAGCGATAAAAATCCCATTGACAACGGCGCAGCGAATGATGGATACCGCTGGCGTGAATAAAGTGGTCATTTTATTACATAATGAGTCTGATTTAGCTATTTTTATCGATAAATTACAACATTATATTGCTCAAAAACAGCTTCCCTTAGTCATCAAAGATTGGCAATCATTATCACTTTTTTATCGTCAAGTCGATGGATTACTATCGGGTATTTATTTTTTTATTAAAGTGATTGTTGCTTTGATAGTTGTTTTCATGATTAGTAATGCCTTGACGATGAGCATCATTGAACGTACCCGAGAAATTACGACTTGGCGAGCTATAGGCCTTAAACCCTGGCATGTGACAAAACTATTTATTCTTGAGGGTAGTTTTATCGGTTTGATCGGAGGGATCGGTAGCCTCATTATTGGTTTTATTTTGGCCACGCTGATCAATCTAAAAGGTATTGCCATGCCACCTTCACCCGGCCAGACTCAAGGTTATATCGCTTTTATTAAAACCGATAGTATTGAGTTAATCCTGGTTACCTTTGCCTTACCCATGCTCACCGCCTCATTTGCGTCTATTTTACCGGCATTGCGTGCGGCAAAATTGAATATTGCAGATGCATTTAAATTTGCATGA
- a CDS encoding filamentous hemagglutinin N-terminal domain-containing protein has protein sequence MNNKHVKKYFRLLYLVTISILFFCSGLSYAEIVLNNGNTIMTKNVPVFNINEANVDGVSHNIYREFNVGEDGLIFNNSQKNVNTQSAEQISANRYLANGSAKLILNEIQSSTWSNIEGKIEVIGDKASVIIINPAGIYCNGCQFINTDSVTLSTGNLDINPKKLMEYPVSQGVIKIDGAGFTSDSSTTLLSHSVVINSKVDANELTIAVGNHYMNIHNQVTRTLQGLGPQSLQTNSLTINTAIPADKTEPTDTQNAIRIKNSSTMNVSDLSPLFATQETFSTSPVSSQTNEIASATNYHLDNVRDKESYNQPRYNDTASYQPIGFVSAASLSSIKVYSSPTQQSDANAAAVAESPDQPDMTASANIAYDRDKSVVNAADDEVTHSKDGEFHNVGGTIQGYSVTILAPSIDNTNGVINGGQGVQILTSGDITNTNGLIRSQSGRVKLVSSQGVIDNMVTKQGASVNVNASSLLGIIAASSKGGIDMTATRLKNTTGQIISLGDLNVQMSKGMNNKGGRIQAGKKLNIKAYPLDNKQGSITSSDGVNLNIIEDQLVIK, from the coding sequence ATGAATAATAAGCACGTTAAAAAGTATTTCCGTCTTCTTTATTTAGTCACAATTTCGATTTTATTCTTTTGTTCAGGATTAAGTTATGCAGAAATAGTGTTGAACAATGGCAATACCATAATGACTAAAAATGTGCCAGTATTTAACATTAATGAGGCGAATGTTGATGGTGTTTCTCACAATATTTATCGTGAGTTTAATGTGGGTGAAGATGGCCTTATTTTCAATAATAGTCAGAAAAATGTTAATACCCAGTCAGCTGAGCAGATTAGTGCTAATCGCTACTTGGCCAACGGTTCAGCTAAACTAATCTTAAATGAAATTCAGTCTTCAACGTGGTCAAATATTGAGGGTAAGATAGAGGTTATTGGTGATAAAGCGAGTGTTATCATTATTAATCCAGCAGGGATCTATTGTAATGGTTGTCAGTTTATTAATACTGATAGTGTGACGCTAAGTACTGGAAATCTAGATATAAACCCTAAAAAGTTGATGGAATATCCAGTGAGCCAGGGCGTGATTAAGATTGATGGTGCTGGTTTTACTAGCGACTCATCAACCACCCTGCTATCGCATTCTGTGGTTATTAACAGTAAAGTCGACGCTAATGAGCTGACTATCGCCGTAGGTAATCATTATATGAATATTCATAATCAGGTTACGCGGACGCTTCAGGGACTTGGCCCCCAATCACTTCAAACGAATAGCCTGACCATAAATACGGCTATACCTGCTGATAAAACCGAGCCCACCGATACTCAAAATGCTATCCGTATCAAAAATAGTAGCACGATGAATGTGAGCGACTTGAGCCCGCTGTTCGCCACTCAAGAGACTTTTTCCACTAGTCCAGTGAGCAGTCAGACCAATGAGATAGCATCGGCAACAAACTATCACCTTGATAACGTGCGTGATAAAGAATCCTATAATCAACCTCGCTATAATGATACAGCGTCATATCAACCGATAGGCTTTGTATCGGCGGCTTCCTTATCATCAATCAAGGTTTATTCTTCGCCAACTCAGCAATCTGATGCAAATGCTGCAGCCGTAGCTGAATCCCCCGACCAACCCGATATGACTGCAAGTGCGAATATAGCGTACGATCGAGATAAATCCGTTGTAAATGCCGCTGATGATGAGGTGACTCATAGCAAGGATGGCGAGTTTCACAATGTTGGTGGCACTATTCAAGGTTATTCCGTGACGATCTTAGCGCCTTCTATCGATAATACAAATGGCGTGATTAATGGTGGGCAAGGTGTGCAAATTTTAACCTCAGGCGACATCACCAATACCAATGGATTAATACGATCTCAATCAGGACGCGTTAAATTAGTGTCGAGTCAGGGTGTTATCGATAATATGGTCACCAAGCAAGGTGCATCGGTGAATGTCAATGCGAGTAGTTTACTCGGTATTATTGCTGCAAGTAGCAAAGGGGGCATTGATATGACAGCCACTAGATTAAAGAATACCACGGGACAAATAATCTCTCTGGGTGATCTTAATGTGCAAATGAGTAAAGGGATGAACAATAAAGGTGGGCGAATACAGGCAGGCAAAAAATTAAATATCAAAGCCTATCCACTCGATAACAAACAAGGATCTATCACATCAAGCGACGGTGTGAATCTCAATATTATTGAGGATCAATTAGTCATTAAGTAG
- a CDS encoding beta-ketoacyl synthase N-terminal-like domain-containing protein, translating into MNNVAMLTGYDLCLAYAKDYEQLISHLKQSKVADKTNWFGSDRAVKQFGLAVNQPVAKFSDERYDVFAMICQIIDNTLRRAGVAKSALASKNVRVYLTGLGPRADAMDYAAFYDHSDVEDMKRQSGLKNLHTTKISQDKLAAQLVKAYQLRYLPPNIDCASNSSLTGVHLAIQGVEKGGLDLVLVVNCSQIKTQDVNFMGVRLKLDNDTAVQPFGKENNNVFGSEGFSAVLFENQAHFNARQGQEGVKLVSAFMQNSVSRGNDMPQFTASLLKVIHKSMAMANVTLNDLCAIIPHGNGSQISDKPEINALVPLLSDKTVPVLLYKALMGYTATGSGIIDLIIGYHSLRQRELISPHSYAEINEGMVPHVLVNQGVIKHDKKYLLKYGLGLDGSLVSIVMFDRDIE; encoded by the coding sequence GTGAATAACGTCGCCATGCTTACAGGCTATGATTTGTGTTTAGCTTATGCTAAAGATTATGAGCAGTTAATCTCCCATCTAAAGCAGAGTAAAGTCGCTGATAAGACCAACTGGTTTGGTTCTGACAGAGCGGTTAAGCAATTTGGTTTGGCGGTGAATCAACCGGTCGCCAAATTCAGTGATGAACGTTATGACGTCTTTGCGATGATTTGTCAAATAATCGATAACACGTTGCGTCGTGCTGGTGTAGCTAAATCAGCATTAGCTTCAAAAAATGTTAGGGTCTATTTAACTGGGCTCGGTCCACGAGCCGATGCAATGGATTATGCGGCGTTTTATGATCATAGCGATGTAGAAGATATGAAACGCCAATCTGGGCTGAAAAATTTACATACCACAAAAATTTCTCAAGATAAATTGGCCGCTCAGCTGGTTAAAGCATACCAATTACGCTATTTACCGCCCAATATAGACTGCGCGAGCAACTCCTCTTTGACCGGTGTGCATCTGGCGATTCAAGGCGTTGAGAAAGGGGGGCTAGATCTGGTACTCGTGGTCAACTGTTCTCAAATAAAAACCCAAGATGTCAATTTTATGGGGGTTCGTCTTAAGCTGGATAATGACACCGCAGTACAGCCTTTTGGTAAAGAGAATAATAATGTGTTCGGTTCAGAAGGATTTAGTGCAGTATTGTTCGAAAACCAAGCACATTTCAACGCGCGTCAAGGGCAAGAGGGCGTAAAACTGGTTTCGGCTTTTATGCAAAATAGTGTCAGCCGTGGTAATGATATGCCCCAATTTACCGCATCTTTACTCAAAGTTATTCATAAATCAATGGCAATGGCCAACGTAACCTTGAATGATTTATGCGCGATCATACCTCATGGTAATGGATCACAAATTAGTGATAAACCTGAGATTAATGCACTTGTGCCATTACTTAGCGACAAAACAGTTCCCGTTTTACTTTATAAAGCACTGATGGGATATACCGCAACGGGTTCTGGCATCATTGATTTAATCATTGGCTATCATTCCCTGCGTCAGCGAGAATTAATTTCACCACACAGTTATGCTGAGATTAATGAAGGGATGGTACCTCATGTGTTAGTTAATCAAGGTGTGATTAAACACGATAAAAAGTATTTACTGAAATATGGCCTCGGTTTAGATGGTTCATTGGTCAGTATTGTGATGTTTGATAGGGATATTGAGTAA
- a CDS encoding ACP S-malonyltransferase, translating into MDRNHLQPVAFLFAGQGNPTIGMGADLWDSNSQSKVIWDCASDISGIDIRRICLKGPMNKLVHTLHQQIAITAINVTLFHLYREKRPEHEIFGVCGHSVGEYAALYAANVLTLEDLFRCIYFRAQLMDTLSQVNKGTMQVVKGIDHQRLVELIGQVNLPVDVSCDNSNRQQVIGGEPQALREMASYLMNNHILLTKLAVSGAWHTRLMQDGIERMRDFLATIEIQSPQHKLWMNVTGMTETLPEKIRDNLALHLTHTVQWRTSMNQLLVQASSSSLCLIEVSNKPYLRNLLSDFETFSPAMSLHCKDL; encoded by the coding sequence ATGGATAGAAATCATTTACAACCCGTGGCTTTTTTATTTGCAGGCCAAGGTAATCCAACGATAGGTATGGGCGCAGATCTTTGGGATAGTAATAGCCAAAGCAAAGTGATTTGGGACTGTGCCAGCGATATTTCAGGTATTGATATTCGCCGTATATGTTTAAAAGGGCCGATGAATAAACTCGTCCACACGCTACATCAACAGATTGCGATAACCGCAATCAATGTGACACTTTTTCATTTATATCGTGAAAAACGGCCTGAACATGAGATCTTTGGTGTCTGTGGTCATAGTGTGGGTGAATATGCGGCCTTATATGCGGCCAACGTGTTAACATTAGAAGATCTATTCCGCTGTATTTATTTTCGCGCTCAGTTGATGGATACATTAAGCCAGGTGAATAAAGGTACAATGCAGGTGGTTAAAGGGATCGATCATCAACGGCTTGTTGAGTTAATTGGTCAGGTGAATTTGCCGGTTGATGTGAGTTGTGATAATAGCAATCGTCAACAAGTCATTGGTGGTGAACCTCAGGCGCTGCGAGAAATGGCGAGTTATTTGATGAATAACCATATTTTATTGACTAAATTAGCGGTAAGTGGTGCTTGGCATACCCGTTTAATGCAAGACGGGATTGAACGAATGCGTGATTTTTTAGCGACGATTGAGATTCAATCACCACAACATAAATTATGGATGAATGTCACTGGTATGACTGAGACTTTGCCCGAAAAGATCAGAGACAATTTAGCTTTGCATTTAACACATACTGTACAGTGGCGAACAAGTATGAACCAACTATTAGTACAGGCGTCCTCATCTTCACTATGCTTGATTGAAGTCAGCAATAAACCTTATTTGCGCAATCTATTGAGTGATTTTGAGACTTTTTCTCCGGCAATGTCACTACATTGTAAAGATCTCTAG
- a CDS encoding ABC transporter ATP-binding protein, with protein sequence MVQKIKALPAIGLIDISKRYGFGEQAIDALKNIHLEIAKGEFVALCGPSGSGKSTLLNILSGLDNPSSGSVFFMNKSLANLNENQLATIRSQHLGFIFQFFNLIPVLSAFDNVYYPLILNGYHTKQQAQALSRDYLNRVGMGQLMHRKPGELSGGQQQRIAIARALVHQPAVVVADEPTGNLDMKTGEDILELLQTINQQTETTFIVSTHSTQLKDRAKRVIEIQDGELVYDSIR encoded by the coding sequence ATGGTACAAAAAATTAAAGCTTTGCCAGCAATCGGTTTGATCGATATATCCAAGCGCTATGGCTTTGGTGAGCAGGCGATCGATGCGCTGAAAAATATTCATTTAGAGATTGCCAAAGGCGAATTCGTTGCCTTGTGTGGACCTTCTGGCAGCGGTAAAAGTACTTTGCTTAATATTTTGTCCGGGCTTGATAACCCCTCTTCTGGCTCTGTTTTCTTTATGAATAAATCGTTAGCTAATTTGAATGAGAATCAATTGGCGACAATACGCAGTCAACATCTGGGTTTCATTTTTCAGTTTTTTAATCTGATACCGGTGCTAAGTGCGTTTGATAATGTCTATTATCCCTTGATTTTAAATGGTTATCATACCAAACAGCAGGCACAGGCCTTATCGCGCGACTATTTAAATCGTGTCGGTATGGGTCAATTGATGCATCGCAAGCCGGGAGAATTATCAGGTGGTCAACAGCAGCGTATTGCCATTGCCCGGGCGTTAGTTCATCAACCAGCGGTGGTGGTGGCCGATGAACCCACCGGTAATTTAGATATGAAGACCGGAGAGGATATTTTAGAGTTATTACAGACAATCAATCAGCAAACAGAGACAACATTTATCGTTTCAACACATTCAACTCAGCTCAAGGATCGGGCCAAACGTGTAATAGAAATTCAAGATGGAGAATTAGTTTATGATTCGATACGATAA
- a CDS encoding filamentous hemagglutinin N-terminal domain-containing protein codes for MNNKTKKNYHIFNSIVISILFSSGLAHADVVMKNGSTTTTKNVQVVNINRANSYGLSHNIYSKFQVEKQGIILNNSPKGANTTLAGQISGNANLSNGSAKVILNEVQGSRGSSLAGMVEVAGNKASVIIADPSGVSCYGCGFINTDNVTLTAGKPDVVNGKLKGYTVNQGQITIGEIGGGLNSDSPTALLGRNVFVKGKVTAKNITVIAGNNYIDANNTVVRTVSGPYRLANDTYSIDISELGGMYANKIMLVNTEELAGVTNKGTIVADNLGLQIDTQGSFDNRGTINTQGTINIKSGYWFLNKGGQIISNQDINIDTTRGKPNMSVPGSLVSGPKVGVFTNSNNGQIKASSDLNINSADVDNQSGSITGLGHLNINTNNNLLRNSGQLITNGLNGGNIVLNTNYLKNTGGLIQGFTITAHATTIDNTNGIINAGQNVDITTTGDILNRNGLIRSQLGSVKLVTTNGLIDNMSTKQTGTDLNRPNVTGIVVANSNGNIDITTNRLYNAAGQVMSLGGLNIKASKEVSNTNGKISAGKKLSIKTDTLGNSQGGTITANGGINLDIQNGGSIVIN; via the coding sequence ATGAATAATAAAACTAAAAAAAACTACCATATTTTCAATTCAATTGTCATCTCTATTTTATTTTCTTCTGGTCTGGCACATGCCGATGTAGTAATGAAAAATGGCAGCACAACAACAACTAAAAATGTACAAGTCGTCAATATCAACAGAGCGAATAGTTATGGTCTTTCCCACAACATTTATAGTAAGTTTCAAGTTGAAAAACAAGGGATTATACTAAATAATAGCCCGAAAGGCGCAAACACAACATTAGCGGGGCAGATTAGCGGTAATGCTAATTTATCAAATGGTTCAGCCAAAGTCATTTTAAATGAAGTTCAAGGTTCGAGAGGGTCAAGCTTAGCGGGTATGGTTGAGGTGGCGGGCAATAAAGCAAGTGTTATCATTGCTGATCCATCAGGTGTCTCCTGTTATGGTTGTGGATTTATCAATACGGATAATGTGACATTAACCGCAGGTAAGCCAGATGTTGTTAATGGAAAATTAAAAGGTTATACGGTAAATCAAGGACAAATAACTATTGGTGAGATAGGCGGAGGACTTAATAGTGATTCTCCAACTGCGCTACTGGGTCGCAATGTATTTGTTAAGGGGAAAGTTACCGCAAAAAATATCACGGTAATTGCAGGTAACAACTATATTGATGCTAATAACACCGTAGTACGCACTGTGTCCGGACCATATCGTCTGGCGAATGATACCTATAGTATTGATATTTCAGAGTTAGGTGGTATGTATGCAAATAAAATTATGCTCGTTAATACCGAGGAGCTAGCAGGTGTTACCAACAAAGGTACAATTGTTGCCGATAATTTAGGATTGCAAATTGATACTCAAGGTTCTTTTGATAATAGAGGTACCATCAATACACAAGGTACCATCAACATAAAATCTGGTTATTGGTTTTTAAATAAGGGTGGACAAATTATTAGTAATCAAGATATTAATATCGATACAACAAGAGGTAAGCCGAATATGAGTGTACCCGGTTCACTTGTTAGCGGGCCCAAAGTAGGTGTTTTCACCAACTCTAATAATGGTCAGATTAAAGCATCTTCCGATCTTAATATCAATAGTGCCGATGTAGACAATCAATCGGGTAGTATTACAGGTCTCGGTCATCTAAACATTAATACTAACAATAATTTACTGAGAAATTCAGGTCAGTTAATAACCAATGGCTTGAATGGGGGAAATATTGTTTTAAACACCAATTATTTAAAAAATACAGGTGGTCTTATTCAGGGTTTTACTATCACCGCTCACGCTACAACAATCGATAATACGAATGGTATTATTAATGCAGGACAAAATGTCGATATAACCACAACTGGTGATATTCTTAACCGAAATGGACTTATTCGATCTCAATTAGGCAGTGTGAAATTAGTGACGACCAATGGTCTTATCGATAATATGTCGACCAAACAAACCGGGACTGATCTAAATAGGCCTAACGTAACCGGTATCGTGGTAGCTAATAGTAATGGTAACATTGATATTACAACTAATCGTTTATATAATGCTGCTGGTCAAGTTATGTCTTTAGGTGGTTTAAATATCAAAGCTAGCAAAGAGGTCAGTAATACAAATGGTAAAATATCTGCAGGTAAAAAACTGAGTATAAAAACTGATACTTTAGGTAATAGTCAAGGCGGTACTATTACGGCTAATGGAGGTATTAACCTTGATATACAAAATGGCGGCAGTATTGTAATTAATTAA